One genomic region from Betaproteobacteria bacterium encodes:
- the mnmC gene encoding bifunctional tRNA (5-methylaminomethyl-2-thiouridine)(34)-methyltransferase MnmD/FAD-dependent 5-carboxymethylaminomethyl-2-thiouridine(34) oxidoreductase MnmC, with amino-acid sequence MTRTVFPLSPDFQPLVPAAASFSIDGTLYSPRFDDIYASSQGTLAQTQHVFLNGSDLPERWHKTDRFTIIETGFGAGLNFLATWRALRETTANSVRLHFVSVEKHPFPLAELEVIHERYPELRDMATALRERYPPLLPGFHRLHFDGGRVTLTLLFGDAALMLRQLQARADAFFLDGFAPAKNPQMWSDQVFAELARLASPNATLATYTVASVVCHGLAAAGFAVQKRAGFAHKREMLCGRFVRPVTDVTPANEKRAIVIGAGLAGTSCAQRLTERGWSVALIERHQAPAQEASGNPAGLVRPVFSLDWNMHSRFTSAAFLYASRHQSALEKLGSGPTHGEGGVLQLARDANHFDKQQRIVEQFALPADLIQVMHPREATEMTGVPVAGPACWFPRAVWAQPASMCRSNLDGSGGSVSNLYGHDVAGLRHVDGRWEAVEASGKTLASAAVIVLANAFMANRFSQAAWLPLRPVRGQVSLMRQLPGRNLRIAVCREGYVTPAIDGAHCFGASFNEGMLEPGMRTEDHVANLRRLEAMLPGFSDGVAPEMLGGRVAFRAMSADRLPVLGALSDPRLPDAAGEDGLFACLALGSRGMTWAALAAEIVASRINGEPMPVETSMLKALGPSRFLEKKVRSTGAAT; translated from the coding sequence GTGACGAGAACCGTCTTCCCCTTGTCACCCGATTTTCAGCCCCTTGTTCCCGCCGCGGCGTCATTCAGCATCGACGGTACGCTCTATTCCCCGCGGTTCGACGACATCTACGCTTCTTCCCAGGGCACGCTCGCGCAGACGCAACATGTCTTCCTGAACGGTAGCGATCTGCCGGAACGGTGGCATAAGACTGACCGTTTCACGATTATTGAAACCGGATTTGGCGCGGGGCTGAATTTTCTGGCCACCTGGCGGGCGTTGCGGGAGACCACCGCGAACAGCGTCCGCCTGCATTTCGTATCCGTGGAGAAACATCCTTTCCCTTTGGCGGAACTCGAGGTTATCCATGAACGCTATCCGGAGTTGCGGGACATGGCCACGGCACTGCGCGAGCGCTATCCGCCGCTACTGCCGGGGTTTCATCGTCTGCACTTCGATGGCGGACGGGTGACGCTGACGTTGCTGTTCGGAGACGCGGCCCTGATGCTGCGTCAGTTGCAAGCCAGGGCCGATGCTTTTTTTCTCGATGGCTTTGCGCCCGCGAAGAATCCGCAAATGTGGAGCGACCAGGTTTTTGCGGAGTTGGCGCGACTGGCCAGTCCGAATGCAACGCTTGCGACCTATACGGTTGCATCGGTGGTTTGTCATGGGCTCGCTGCAGCCGGCTTTGCGGTGCAAAAACGTGCGGGTTTTGCGCACAAACGGGAAATGCTTTGTGGCCGCTTTGTGAGGCCGGTGACGGATGTGACGCCCGCGAACGAAAAGCGTGCAATCGTAATCGGTGCCGGACTGGCAGGCACTTCCTGCGCGCAGAGATTGACGGAGCGTGGCTGGAGCGTGGCGTTGATCGAACGGCATCAGGCGCCGGCGCAGGAAGCGTCCGGCAATCCGGCCGGACTGGTGCGGCCGGTGTTTTCTCTCGACTGGAACATGCACAGCCGATTTACCTCGGCTGCTTTTCTCTACGCGAGCCGGCATCAGTCGGCGCTGGAGAAGCTGGGCAGCGGGCCCACTCACGGTGAAGGAGGCGTATTGCAACTGGCCCGCGACGCCAATCACTTCGACAAACAGCAACGTATCGTCGAGCAATTCGCATTGCCGGCCGATCTGATACAAGTCATGCACCCTCGGGAGGCAACTGAGATGACAGGTGTGCCGGTAGCCGGTCCGGCCTGCTGGTTTCCCCGCGCGGTCTGGGCACAGCCGGCCAGCATGTGCCGATCGAATCTCGATGGTTCAGGAGGGTCAGTCAGTAATTTATATGGACACGATGTCGCCGGTCTGCGGCACGTCGACGGGCGTTGGGAGGCGGTCGAAGCCTCTGGAAAGACGCTGGCCAGCGCGGCAGTCATCGTGCTCGCCAACGCTTTCATGGCGAATCGGTTTTCTCAGGCAGCCTGGTTGCCGCTGCGGCCTGTGCGCGGGCAAGTCAGTCTGATGCGACAACTGCCTGGCCGGAATCTCAGAATTGCAGTGTGCAGGGAGGGTTACGTAACGCCGGCGATCGACGGTGCGCACTGCTTCGGTGCCAGTTTCAATGAGGGCATGCTGGAACCGGGAATGCGAACCGAGGACCACGTGGCGAATCTGCGGCGGCTGGAAGCGATGCTCCCCGGGTTCAGTGACGGCGTTGCGCCTGAAATGCTGGGCGGACGGGTTGCTTTCCGGGCAATGAGCGCGGATCGCCTGCCGGTGTTGGGCGCGCTGTCGGACCCGCGACTTCCGGATGCTGCCGGCGAGGACGGCCTGTTTGCCTGCCTGGCCCTGGGGTCGCGCGGCATGACCTGGGCCGCGCTTGCCGCGGAAATCGTGGCAAGCCGCATCAACGGCGAACCGATGCCGGTCGAGACAAGCATGCTCAAGGCGCTGGGCCCGTCGAGATTCTTGGAGAAAAAAGTCCGAAGTACCGGCGCGGCAACCTAG
- a CDS encoding EAL domain-containing protein, whose translation MRSGPFERSPRDRRKTDVLLESEARFRALVQNSFDIITIHDSNGMTVYESPAASRILGYPSGALIGKTPFETIHPKDVARARDAFDALLKGETAMAPVILRFRRADGSWIHLEVLGNNLLDHPGIRGIVLTSRDISERKRAEERVQYLANYDVLTGLPNRFLMQDHLTQVIAQAHRNRLRVALMHIDLDRFKVVNETLGHYVGDALLKQAAERVRKATREADTVARVGGDEFTIVFPNVTSLQTLSAAAEAMLDDLARPFPSDGQELFVSASVGISLYPDDAGSVDELIKHADAAMSSAKHLGRNNFQFYTAGMNQEVQDRMLIEAGLRTAIQREELSLVFQPKIDLATRRIFGAEALLRWKHPKLGMIPPSRFVPVAEEAGLVGQIGEWVLHTACRQIREWQDAGYSLQVAVNVSARQFQEYDVAELVMDIMRDTGALAKNLEIELTESAVMNDAESSIVTLERLAALGVQIAIDDFGTGYSSLSYLKRLPLDLLKIDQSFVRDISSDPNDAAIVRAIITLARSLGIKVIAEGVENEAQLAFLNAYGCQYAQGYLFGRPLTSPQLVKLITTGELEQNIA comes from the coding sequence ATGCGCTCCGGTCCTTTCGAACGTTCTCCACGCGACCGACGCAAGACGGATGTCTTGCTGGAAAGCGAGGCCCGATTTCGCGCGCTTGTGCAGAACTCGTTCGACATCATCACCATCCACGATTCAAATGGGATGACGGTGTACGAGTCGCCGGCGGCTTCGCGCATTCTGGGCTATCCGAGCGGCGCGCTGATCGGCAAGACTCCGTTCGAGACTATCCACCCGAAGGACGTCGCCCGCGCGCGTGATGCATTCGACGCGCTGTTGAAAGGCGAAACGGCCATGGCGCCGGTGATACTGCGCTTTCGTCGTGCAGACGGTTCCTGGATTCATCTCGAGGTGTTGGGCAACAACTTGCTTGATCATCCAGGCATCCGCGGCATCGTGCTCACCTCGCGCGATATCAGCGAACGCAAACGTGCCGAGGAACGGGTTCAGTATCTCGCCAACTACGACGTGCTCACCGGCCTGCCGAATCGTTTTCTGATGCAGGACCATCTGACGCAGGTGATAGCTCAGGCGCATCGCAACCGGCTGCGCGTCGCACTCATGCACATCGATCTCGACCGCTTCAAGGTGGTCAATGAGACGCTTGGACATTACGTCGGCGATGCGCTCCTGAAACAGGCCGCGGAGCGTGTCCGCAAGGCAACCCGCGAGGCCGATACCGTCGCCCGTGTGGGAGGCGACGAGTTCACCATCGTATTCCCGAACGTGACCAGTCTGCAGACGCTCTCTGCGGCAGCCGAGGCGATGCTCGATGATCTCGCCCGCCCGTTCCCCAGCGATGGCCAGGAGTTGTTCGTTTCCGCGTCCGTCGGGATCAGCCTGTATCCCGATGATGCCGGCAGCGTTGACGAACTCATCAAGCACGCCGACGCGGCGATGTCCAGCGCCAAGCACCTCGGGCGCAATAATTTCCAGTTCTACACTGCCGGCATGAACCAGGAAGTGCAGGACCGCATGCTGATCGAGGCGGGCCTGCGCACGGCGATACAGCGCGAAGAACTGAGCCTGGTATTCCAGCCGAAGATCGATCTGGCGACCCGACGCATATTCGGCGCGGAGGCCTTGCTGCGCTGGAAGCATCCCAAGCTCGGGATGATTCCGCCGTCGCGCTTCGTGCCGGTGGCCGAAGAGGCCGGACTGGTCGGCCAGATCGGCGAGTGGGTGTTGCACACGGCCTGCCGGCAGATTCGTGAATGGCAGGATGCCGGCTATTCCCTGCAGGTGGCGGTGAACGTTTCCGCCCGCCAGTTTCAGGAGTACGACGTCGCGGAACTGGTGATGGATATCATGCGCGATACCGGGGCACTGGCGAAAAACCTGGAAATAGAACTGACCGAGAGCGCGGTCATGAACGACGCCGAGTCTTCGATCGTGACTCTCGAGAGGCTGGCTGCGCTCGGCGTACAGATCGCCATCGACGATTTCGGCACCGGATACTCGAGCCTTTCCTATCTCAAGCGGCTGCCGCTGGACCTGCTGAAGATCGACCAGTCCTTCGTGCGCGACATCTCTTCCGACCCCAACGATGCGGCCATCGTGCGCGCCATTATCACGCTGGCGCGCAGCCTGGGCATCAAGGTGATCGCGGAGGGTGTGGAAAACGAGGCACAACTGGCGTTTCTCAATGCCTACGGCTGCCAGTACGCGCAGGGTTATCTCTTCGGCCGGCCGCTGACCTCGCCCCAGCTGGTCAAGCTGATCACCACCGGCGAGCTCGAACAGAACATCGCCTGA
- a CDS encoding NAD(P)H-dependent oxidoreductase gives MAQKILAFAGSLRSGSFNKKLVRIAAEGARAAGAEVTEVDLRDIPMPLFDGDIEREQGLPPNAKLFKQLLIEHKGILISSPEYNTAMTAVLKNAIDWASRAEPGEPPLVAFKGKVGGLMSASPGNYGGVRSLAMLRAILSHLGVVVIPTNLSIARANEAFDADGNLQDERQRETIRSIGAEVVTFVRKLG, from the coding sequence ATGGCACAAAAGATTCTCGCGTTTGCAGGCAGTCTGCGCAGCGGCTCCTTCAACAAGAAACTGGTCCGCATCGCGGCGGAAGGTGCGCGCGCCGCCGGCGCGGAAGTCACCGAAGTCGATCTGCGCGACATTCCGATGCCGCTTTTCGACGGCGACATCGAGCGCGAGCAGGGACTGCCGCCGAACGCGAAACTGTTCAAGCAACTGCTCATCGAACACAAGGGCATCCTGATCAGTTCGCCTGAATACAACACGGCCATGACCGCCGTGCTCAAGAACGCGATCGACTGGGCTTCGCGTGCGGAACCGGGGGAGCCGCCGCTGGTGGCTTTCAAGGGCAAGGTGGGCGGGCTCATGTCCGCGTCGCCCGGCAACTACGGCGGCGTGCGCAGCCTGGCCATGTTGCGCGCGATCCTCTCGCATCTCGGCGTGGTCGTCATCCCCACGAACCTGAGCATCGCACGTGCCAACGAAGCATTCGACGCAGACGGAAATCTTCAGGACGAGCGCCAGAGAGAAACGATCCGCTCGATCGGCGCCGAAGTTGTAACCTTTGTCCGCAAGCTCGGCTGA
- a CDS encoding membrane integrity-associated transporter subunit PqiC: MKTLIIFLAIALLAGCASGSKLPVETYDFGIAAAATVPPGQDVFVAEVRAAEWLSTTDMLYRLEYRDARILAPYAASRWAGAPAAMLTIRLRQSVGNGTSARGRKAKCSLTLFLSEFSQVFAAEQDSRAVMHMHATLTDMATAERALVREFRIERPALTPNAAGGAAAFSDIATSAAEELNAWITEAGTCKS; this comes from the coding sequence ATGAAAACGCTGATCATATTCCTGGCTATCGCGCTGCTTGCCGGCTGCGCCTCCGGCAGCAAGCTGCCGGTCGAAACCTATGATTTCGGGATCGCCGCTGCGGCGACAGTGCCGCCCGGACAGGATGTCTTCGTCGCCGAAGTTCGTGCCGCAGAGTGGTTGAGCACCACGGACATGCTGTATCGGCTGGAGTACCGCGACGCGCGCATCCTTGCGCCCTATGCCGCGAGCCGCTGGGCCGGTGCGCCGGCCGCCATGCTGACAATACGCCTGCGCCAATCGGTCGGAAATGGAACGTCCGCCCGCGGCAGGAAGGCAAAATGCAGCTTGACGCTCTTCCTGTCGGAATTCAGCCAGGTATTCGCAGCCGAGCAGGATAGCCGTGCCGTAATGCACATGCACGCAACGCTGACCGATATGGCGACTGCCGAGCGAGCGCTGGTTCGCGAATTCCGTATCGAGCGGCCGGCCCTGACACCGAACGCGGCAGGCGGAGCGGCGGCCTTTTCGGACATTGCCACGTCAGCGGCCGAAGAACTCAATGCCTGGATCACGGAAGCGGGCACTTGCAAGAGTTGA
- a CDS encoding ATP-binding cassette domain-containing protein, with product MAEPIIDVKDLWTKRGEQTIHRDLDMQVNAGEIIGLVGGSGSGKTTLLRVVIGLDAPARGTVRLFGIDPLNAERRRRLAVQRRFGTLFQAGALFSALSVFDNVALPLRELRSLDKRLIRDLVMLKLNLVEIEARHVGKMPAELSGGMVKRVALARALALDPELLVLDEPTAGLDPDRSRSFVKLIQSLSREHSLTVFMVTHDVDTLSTLASRVAVLAEGHIIADGPLDEVKQNPHPFIASFFATAEPLPTPN from the coding sequence ATGGCCGAGCCGATAATCGACGTGAAAGACCTGTGGACCAAACGCGGCGAGCAGACGATTCATCGCGATCTGGACATGCAGGTCAATGCAGGCGAAATCATCGGCCTCGTCGGCGGCTCCGGCAGCGGCAAGACTACGCTGCTCCGTGTTGTCATCGGGCTCGATGCGCCGGCACGCGGAACAGTGAGATTGTTCGGAATCGACCCGCTGAACGCCGAACGCCGAAGACGTCTGGCCGTGCAGCGGCGTTTCGGCACGCTGTTCCAGGCTGGCGCCCTGTTCTCGGCACTGAGCGTATTCGACAACGTGGCGCTGCCTTTGCGCGAATTGCGCAGCCTGGACAAGCGCCTGATCCGTGATCTGGTGATGTTGAAACTGAACCTGGTGGAAATCGAAGCGCGCCACGTCGGCAAGATGCCGGCCGAGCTTTCCGGCGGGATGGTCAAGCGCGTCGCCCTGGCGCGCGCGCTTGCACTCGATCCCGAGTTGCTGGTTCTGGACGAACCGACTGCCGGCCTGGATCCAGACCGCAGCCGCAGTTTCGTCAAATTGATACAGTCGCTGTCGCGCGAGCATAGCCTCACCGTGTTCATGGTCACGCACGACGTGGACACGCTGTCGACACTTGCCAGCCGGGTGGCTGTACTCGCCGAAGGTCATATCATCGCCGACGGGCCTCTGGATGAGGTCAAGCAGAACCCGCATCCCTTCATAGCCAGCTTCTTCGCCACGGCCGAGCCGTTGCCAACCCCGAACTGA
- a CDS encoding xanthine dehydrogenase family protein molybdopterin-binding subunit, which yields MKTAKSQAIVTNVSRRNLLKGVVSTGGLVLAAQFVPTSVAMAAYKTGADGMPGGVVWDPHVYVSIDPSGIVTIVTHRSEMGTGSRTSLPMVVADEMEADWSQVRIMQAEGDEKKYGNQDTDGSRSIRHFIQPMRTCGAAARQMLEHAAALTWNVSDSDCRAENHRVIHIPTGKSLGYGELAAVAATLKTPDQKSLTLKDPADFRYIGKGQVQITDLFNITTGKANYAQDIHVPGMKFAVVARPPVVLGQVKTFDEAAAMKVPGVVKVVKIPATPMPAKFAPLGGVAVIANSTWAALKGREALKVTWDDGPNKNYDSDAYKAKMQAQARRPGKIERNEGDVDKALAGADKVIEREYYIPHGVHVPMEPPAAVVQIKDGKAEVWACVQSPGGTRGDVAKTLGMKEDDVRVNVTLLGGGFGRKSKCDFALEAAILSKAMGGTPVKVVWTREDDIHHSFYHSVSYQHITAGLDKNKKVVAWRHRSVSPSLMSNFMPDPKRESALELGLGLIDTPFDVPNLRLETGEAVAQTRIGWFRSVNNIPHAFAMQSMVAELAHELGRDPKDFLLEMIGPPRIVDPRKTVTSELWNYGDPWDTYPVDTARTRRVVERVAKEAGWGRQLPKGSGLGIAVQRSFLTYVATVVEVAVDDKGNVTVPRVDTAIDCGFVVNPERIRSQIEGAAVMGLSLAKLNQITFKNGRVQQNNFHDYPVLRIGQGAMDVRTHIIAATIDDPSSGVGEPGVPPFAPAFINAVFAATGKRIRNLPLGEQLTA from the coding sequence ATGAAAACCGCTAAAAGTCAGGCCATCGTAACGAACGTCAGCCGCCGCAACCTCCTGAAGGGTGTGGTGAGCACCGGCGGACTGGTTCTTGCCGCCCAATTTGTACCCACAAGCGTCGCAATGGCCGCGTACAAGACCGGCGCGGACGGAATGCCGGGTGGCGTCGTATGGGATCCGCATGTGTACGTCTCCATCGATCCGAGCGGCATAGTGACGATTGTCACGCATCGCTCCGAAATGGGAACCGGTTCGCGCACCAGCCTGCCCATGGTGGTCGCCGACGAAATGGAAGCCGATTGGTCGCAAGTCAGGATCATGCAGGCGGAAGGCGATGAGAAGAAATACGGCAATCAGGACACGGATGGATCGCGCAGCATCCGCCACTTCATACAGCCGATGCGCACATGCGGCGCCGCAGCAAGGCAAATGCTGGAGCACGCGGCTGCGCTGACATGGAATGTTTCCGATTCGGACTGCCGTGCCGAGAACCACAGGGTGATCCATATCCCGACCGGCAAATCGCTGGGCTACGGCGAACTCGCCGCGGTCGCCGCCACGCTGAAAACGCCCGACCAGAAGAGTCTGACGCTCAAGGATCCGGCGGACTTCCGTTACATCGGCAAGGGCCAGGTCCAGATCACGGATCTGTTCAATATCACCACGGGTAAAGCCAACTACGCGCAGGACATCCACGTTCCGGGCATGAAGTTCGCGGTCGTTGCACGTCCGCCGGTCGTCCTCGGCCAGGTCAAGACGTTTGACGAAGCGGCCGCCATGAAAGTCCCGGGCGTCGTGAAGGTCGTGAAGATCCCGGCAACGCCCATGCCCGCCAAGTTCGCTCCCCTGGGTGGCGTCGCGGTCATCGCGAACAGCACTTGGGCGGCGCTCAAGGGACGTGAAGCGCTGAAGGTCACCTGGGATGATGGCCCCAACAAGAATTACGATTCGGACGCGTACAAGGCGAAGATGCAGGCACAGGCGCGCAGGCCCGGCAAGATCGAGCGCAATGAGGGCGACGTCGACAAAGCCCTGGCAGGCGCCGACAAGGTCATCGAGCGCGAGTACTACATTCCGCATGGCGTCCACGTTCCGATGGAACCGCCTGCGGCAGTCGTACAGATCAAGGATGGGAAAGCCGAAGTCTGGGCGTGCGTGCAAAGCCCTGGCGGAACCCGTGGTGACGTCGCGAAGACTCTTGGCATGAAGGAAGACGATGTCAGGGTCAACGTTACGCTGCTGGGCGGCGGCTTCGGGCGCAAATCGAAATGTGACTTTGCCCTAGAAGCTGCAATCCTTTCCAAGGCGATGGGCGGCACGCCGGTGAAGGTGGTGTGGACTCGCGAAGACGATATCCATCACTCGTTCTATCACAGCGTGTCGTACCAGCACATTACCGCCGGCCTCGACAAGAACAAGAAGGTTGTGGCTTGGCGCCATCGCAGCGTTTCGCCGTCGTTGATGTCCAACTTCATGCCGGACCCGAAACGCGAAAGCGCATTGGAACTCGGACTGGGGCTGATCGACACGCCATTCGACGTACCCAACCTGCGACTGGAAACCGGTGAGGCCGTTGCTCAGACCCGCATCGGCTGGTTCCGCTCGGTCAACAACATTCCGCACGCCTTCGCCATGCAATCCATGGTGGCGGAACTGGCCCATGAACTTGGGCGGGATCCAAAGGACTTCCTGCTCGAGATGATCGGACCGCCGCGTATCGTCGATCCGCGCAAGACCGTGACGAGCGAGTTGTGGAATTACGGCGATCCGTGGGACACCTATCCGGTCGATACCGCCCGGACCCGCCGTGTCGTCGAGCGCGTCGCCAAGGAAGCCGGATGGGGTCGTCAGTTGCCCAAAGGCAGTGGCTTGGGCATAGCGGTTCAACGCAGTTTCCTGACTTACGTGGCAACTGTTGTGGAAGTCGCGGTGGACGACAAGGGTAACGTGACGGTTCCGCGTGTGGATACGGCGATCGACTGCGGGTTTGTGGTCAACCCCGAGCGTATCCGTTCGCAGATCGAAGGCGCCGCGGTAATGGGACTGAGCCTCGCGAAGCTGAATCAGATCACCTTCAAGAACGGCCGCGTTCAGCAGAACAACTTCCACGACTACCCGGTGCTGCGTATAGGCCAGGGTGCGATGGACGTTCGGACGCACATCATCGCCGCAACCATCGATGATCCGTCCAGCGGGGTTGGCGAACCGGGAGTGCCACCGTTCGCACCGGCGTTCATCAACGCAGTGTTCGCGGCAACTGGCAAGCGTATCCGCAACCTGCCGCTGGGTGAGCAGTTGACTGCCTGA
- a CDS encoding MCE family protein, protein MESRAYALLTGLFTILLGLALAATFVWFRGDTKSYSNYLVVSKFPVNGLNRQAAVRFRGVEIGKVDDISLDSQDSKNILIRVGLDDSVPITRGTFAQLGYQGLTGIAYIVLDDDGSNPAPMQYPVGGLARIEVRGNVFDDLAQSSKALLQQAADLLDRLNKIASDSNQSRIENTLANFEKASAQLEPALRAIPEVTERAKKFLGEDNQQSLRRSLANIEQATNSVVPAVEDSRKVLANMRQLSDKLDKLGTEISSEITDSTLPKVNQLVEQLGQDTQDFHRLMLQIEREPQSLVFGLQRPQPGPGEPGFNGARK, encoded by the coding sequence ATGGAAAGCCGCGCTTACGCTCTGCTGACCGGCTTGTTCACGATCCTGCTCGGCCTGGCGCTTGCCGCGACGTTCGTCTGGTTTCGCGGCGACACCAAGAGTTACAGCAACTACCTCGTGGTTTCCAAGTTTCCGGTCAACGGATTGAACCGCCAGGCCGCAGTCCGCTTCCGCGGCGTGGAGATCGGCAAGGTCGATGATATTTCGCTCGACTCACAGGATTCCAAGAACATATTGATCCGGGTCGGGCTGGACGACAGCGTGCCGATAACCCGCGGCACCTTTGCCCAGCTCGGCTACCAGGGATTGACCGGCATCGCCTACATAGTACTGGACGATGACGGCTCCAATCCCGCTCCCATGCAGTACCCGGTTGGGGGACTCGCTCGCATAGAAGTGCGTGGCAATGTTTTCGACGACCTCGCGCAATCCAGCAAGGCATTGCTGCAGCAGGCAGCCGATCTGCTCGATCGGCTGAACAAGATAGCGAGCGACTCCAACCAGTCCAGAATCGAAAACACGCTCGCCAATTTCGAAAAGGCTTCGGCCCAGCTCGAGCCGGCATTGCGCGCGATTCCGGAAGTCACCGAACGCGCGAAAAAATTTCTGGGTGAGGACAATCAGCAGAGCCTGCGAAGGTCGCTGGCGAACATCGAACAGGCCACCAATTCCGTCGTGCCGGCGGTCGAGGATTCGCGCAAGGTGCTCGCCAACATGCGCCAGCTCTCCGACAAGCTCGACAAACTGGGCACCGAAATCTCGTCTGAAATTACCGACAGCACGCTGCCGAAGGTCAATCAACTCGTCGAGCAACTCGGTCAGGATACGCAGGACTTCCACAGACTGATGTTGCAGATCGAACGCGAGCCGCAGAGCCTGGTGTTCGGGCTTCAGCGGCCGCAACCAGGACCGGGCGAACCCGGATTCAACGGTGCACGAAAATGA
- a CDS encoding ABC transporter permease, which produces MTQGSAQLKTTDAGERVVVLSGDWTLAALRSSIGRTFNALKSISTDPTLKWDLRQIDALDSTGALLIWRTWGGDRRRAALLKPEHSAILDRIAAVPPVEPARWRPDLLAPIVFLGRREARFGDHALALVALIGLLVLDASYLLAHPRQIPWREISATIYKAGALAMPVTALVGFLIGVVISYLTADTLKAYGAGVYIVNLLGISIIRELGPLLVAILLAGRSGSAMTAQIGVMRITEEIDAMITMGISPISRLVLPKVVGLAVAMPLVSVWAIAAALVGGALAARAQLGINFFYFLGTLPKVVSPDNIWIASVKTLTFGMAIALISCHFGLRTKPNTESVSNSITTSVVAAITIVILLDAVFAIMFRNVGFD; this is translated from the coding sequence ATGACGCAAGGATCGGCGCAGCTAAAAACGACCGATGCGGGCGAGCGCGTGGTCGTGCTTTCGGGGGACTGGACTCTGGCCGCATTGCGCTCGTCCATCGGGAGGACTTTCAACGCGCTCAAATCCATTTCGACCGATCCGACGCTCAAGTGGGATCTGCGCCAGATTGATGCGCTGGACAGTACAGGGGCGCTGTTGATCTGGCGAACCTGGGGAGGCGATCGTCGCCGGGCCGCCCTGCTAAAGCCGGAACACTCAGCGATCCTGGATCGCATCGCTGCGGTTCCCCCGGTGGAGCCGGCGCGCTGGCGCCCGGATCTGCTGGCGCCGATCGTCTTTCTGGGACGGCGCGAAGCCCGGTTCGGCGATCATGCGCTGGCTTTGGTGGCGTTGATAGGCCTGCTGGTTCTCGATGCGTCCTACCTGCTCGCGCATCCCCGGCAAATTCCCTGGCGTGAAATCTCGGCGACCATATATAAAGCCGGAGCGCTTGCCATGCCGGTCACCGCACTGGTGGGTTTTCTGATCGGCGTCGTAATTTCCTATCTCACGGCCGACACGCTCAAGGCCTACGGCGCGGGCGTTTACATCGTGAACCTGCTTGGCATATCGATCATCCGCGAACTCGGACCGCTGCTGGTCGCCATCCTGCTCGCGGGTCGCTCCGGTTCGGCGATGACCGCGCAAATAGGCGTCATGCGGATTACCGAAGAAATCGACGCGATGATCACCATGGGGATTTCGCCGATCTCCCGCCTCGTGCTCCCCAAGGTTGTTGGTCTGGCAGTGGCAATGCCGCTGGTCTCAGTCTGGGCGATTGCAGCGGCCCTGGTAGGCGGCGCGCTGGCCGCCCGCGCCCAACTCGGCATCAACTTTTTCTATTTCCTCGGCACGCTGCCCAAAGTCGTTTCTCCGGACAACATCTGGATAGCCTCGGTCAAGACGCTGACTTTTGGCATGGCGATTGCCCTGATTTCCTGCCACTTCGGATTACGCACCAAACCCAATACGGAAAGTGTATCCAATTCGATCACGACCTCGGTCGTCGCCGCGATTACCATCGTGATACTGCTTGATGCGGTGTTCGCGATCATGTTCAGAAACGTGGGATTCGACTGA
- a CDS encoding (2Fe-2S)-binding protein, which translates to MKLKVNQQERGYEGDPQMPLMWYLRDELALTGTKFGCGTGLCGACTVHIDGKAVRSCVTVMKDVSDHAVTTIEGLSSDGNHPVQKAWRAANVPQCGYCQCGQIMSAAGLLAENKNPSDDDIFAAMSGNICRCGCYQRIFSAIKSAAKEA; encoded by the coding sequence ATGAAACTCAAAGTAAACCAGCAAGAGAGGGGTTACGAGGGAGATCCGCAAATGCCACTCATGTGGTATCTGCGCGATGAGCTCGCCCTCACTGGAACCAAGTTCGGGTGCGGCACGGGACTCTGCGGCGCCTGTACCGTGCATATCGACGGCAAAGCCGTCCGTTCCTGTGTCACGGTGATGAAGGATGTGTCGGATCATGCAGTGACCACCATTGAGGGGCTCTCCTCCGATGGCAACCACCCGGTGCAAAAGGCCTGGCGTGCGGCGAACGTGCCGCAGTGCGGCTATTGCCAGTGCGGACAGATCATGAGCGCAGCCGGACTGCTTGCAGAGAACAAGAATCCCTCGGATGACGATATTTTCGCGGCCATGTCCGGGAATATCTGCCGTTGCGGTTGCTATCAACGCATTTTTTCGGCGATCAAGTCCGCCGCCAAGGAGGCCTGA